The sequence CCGAGAACAGCAGGGCCGGGCGCTCGAAGGCGGCCACGGTTTCGCGCAGGATGAAGATGGCCTCTTCTTCCAGCCAGTCGAGGTGGGTGTGGTCCAGCTCGGGGAGCAATTGCTCCACGGTCAGCGGGGCGTTCATTTCCTATCTCCAATCATCGAAACGGCAGCTTCTTCTGCGCCATGGACATGCAACCCGCACTCCTTGGCCTTCTCGTCTTCCCACCACCAGCGGCCGGCGCGGAAGTCTTCGCCCACGGCAATGGCGCGTGTGCAGGGCTCGCAACCAATGCTGGGCATGAACTCGTCGTGCAGCGGGTTGTAGGGCACGTTGTTCACCGCGACGTAGTGCCAGACGTCGTTCCAGGTCCAGTCGGCCAGCGGCTGGTACTTGGTGCGGCCCTTGTCGTCGAGCTCGCTGAAGGGCACGTCGCCGCGGTTGTTGCTTTGCTCCCGGCGCAGGCCCGTGACCCACGCGCTGCGGTTCGCCAGCATGCGCGACAGCGGCTCGAGCTTGCGGATGCCGCAGCAGCCCTTGCGCAGGTCGATGCTTTCGTACATCGCCTTCTCGCCGTGGTTCTTGACGAAATGGATGACGGCATCGGCTTCGGGGCGGTAGACCTCGACCTTCAGGCCGTAGCGCTCTTCGATGCGCGGGATCAGCGCAACGGTCTGTGCATGCAGCTTGCCGGTTTCGAGCGTGCCGATGGCAATGGGAATCTGGTGCTTGGCGATGAGGTCGGTCAGCACCATGTCTTCCACGCCGAGGCTTGTGGACTGCACCACCTTGTCGGGGTGCTCGGCAGCAGCCTGCTTCAGCACCGCCACTGCGTTTGCGACACGGCGGTCGAACTCCGGCGTGAGCCGGTCGTAGAGGGCGATGGCAGTCATATCGACGAACCTGCCTGGTTGAATTCTTCCTTCGCGTATTCCTCGCCCGCGGGGCGGGCGAAGAGCGGCCGACGCTCGTTCACGTCGCCCTGGTAGTAGCCCGGGAAGAAACGCAGCGCGCGCTCGGCGGCTTCGATCGACTGGTCGGCGCGCAGGGCGACGGCATCGAAGCCGGTGCGCTGCATCAGCGAGACCATGTCGACCAGCGCCTCGCCGGTGGCGCGGATCTCGCCCGTGTAGCGATAGCGCGAGCGCAGGATGTGCGCCTGGCTGTAGGCGCGGCCATCCACCCACTTGGGGAACTGCAGCGCGATGAGGCTCAGGCGCGGGAGGTCGGCTTCGAGCTCTTCGATGTCGGCATCGTTCGGGAAGATCACGCCGACGGGCACGTCCTGCGGCCATTGGGCGCGCACGCCCAGCCACTGACTGTGCGTGAGCAGGCTGTAAGGCGTGTGGGTGACGGTGACGAGCGGGCCGTCTTCACCGGTCACGGTGTGCCAGCGATCGCGGGTGGGGTCGATGAACTTCATCTTCGTCTCTCTCAGGCTTGCTGCGCGGTGGCGCGGCGCTGTGCGTTGGCGGCGGTCTTGAAGGGGTCGAGGCCGATGCGCTTGACGGTGTCGATGAAGCGCTCGGCCGCGCTGCTGCGCTGCTCGCGGTAGGTGTCGATCACGGCTTCGATCACGTCGGCCACTTCTTCGGCGGCGAACGACGGGCCGATCACCTTGCCCGGCGTGGAGGCGTGGCCGCCGATGGCCGAGCCGTCGAGGCCACCGAGCGAAACCTGGTACCACTCCTTGCCGTCCTTGTCGACGCCGAGGATGCCGATGTGGCCGCTGTGGTGGTGGCCGCAGGAGTTGATGCAGCCGCTGATGTGCAGGTCGATGTCGCCGATGTCGTAGAGCTCGTCGATGTCGTCGAAGCGCTCGGTGATGTCGGCCGCGATCGGGATGGAGCGGGCGTTGGCCAGCGCGCAGAAGTCACCGCCGGGGCAGGCGATCATGTCGGTGAGCAGGCCGATGTTCGGGGTGGCGAAGCTTGCGGCCTTGGCTTCCTGCCACAGCGCGAAGAGGTCGCTTTCCTTCACCCAGGGCAGCACGAGGTTCTGGTCGTGCGAGACGCGCAGTTCACCCGAGCTGAACTTGTCGGCGAGGTCGGCGGCCAGTTCCATCTGGGTGTCGGTCGCATCACCCGGGGCCTGGCCGGTGCGCTTGAGCGAGAGCGTGACGGCGCGGTAGCCGGGCACCTGGTGTGCGTGCACGTTGCGCTCGGTCCAGCGCTTGAAGGCATCGGGCGCGTCGGCAGGGACGTGGAGCTTGCTGTTCGGAATCGAAGCGACACCTGCGGGGCGCACGAAGCAGGCGTTGACGCGGTCGAACTCGGCCTGCGTCAGGATGTGCGAGGCACCGTCGAGGTCACGCTCGAGGATGTCCTTGTATTCCTTGGCGACGGCGTCGATGAACTTCTGGCCCTCGGCCTTCACCAGGATCTTGATGCGCGCCTTGTACATGTTGTCGCGGCGGCCGTAGCGGTTGTAGACACGCACGATCGCCTCGATGAACACGAGGATGTTCTGCCAGGGCGTGAACTCGCTGATGACGGTGCCGATGATCGGCGTGCGGCCCATGCCACCGCCGACCAGCACCTTGAAGCCGACCTCGCCTTTGTCGTTCTTGAGCAGCTGCAGGCCGATGTCGTGCCATGCGATGGCAGCGCGGTCTTCCTTCGCGCCGCTGACGGCGATCTTGAACTTGCGCGGCAGGTGGGCGAACTCGGGATGCAGCGTGCTCCACTGTCGCAGGATCTCGCAGTAGGGGCGCGGGTCGACGATCTCGTCGGCCGCCACGCCGGCGAAGCAGTCGCTCGTGATGTTGCGGATGCAGTTGCCGCTGGTCTGGATGCCGTGCATCGACACCGAGGCCAGCAGGTCCATCACGTCAGCCGCCTTGGGCAGCGGGATCCAGTTGTACTGGATGTTCTGCCGGGTGGTGAAGTGGGCGTAGCTGCGGTCGAACTCGCGCGCGATGCGCGCCAGCATGCGCAGCTGCGTGCTGCTCAACTCGCCGTACGGCACGGCGATGCGGGCCATCGGCGCATGGCGCTGGATGTACCAGCCGTTTTGCAGGCGCAGGGCACGGAATTCGTCATCGCTCAGCTTGCCGGCGAGGTTGCGCTCGAGCTGGTCGCGGAACTGGGCCGCACGTTGCTTGACGAATTGCGTGTCGAAAGAGGTGTACTGGTACATCGTGTCGAGTCCGAAGATCAGCGAATGACTTGAGGCCGGCGGTCACGAGCGACACGCACTGGGGGACGTCCCATTTCCTGCCACGACGTCCCTGGGAGGCAGAAGAGCGGGAGACTGGACTTTACAAAGCGTCTATATATATAGAAAGAACAGTTTAGTAAGTTGTTTATGCGCTTGACGGCATGAGGCAGCGGCTGTAGCGGCCCGGCTTCTAGAATCCCGCGCCATGTTCGATCCACGCGCGCTTTTCCTTTGCTTCCGCTGGCTCGTGGTGATGGTGGCCATGGTGACGCTTGCGGCCTGCCAGACGGCACCGACAGTCCCGCCCGTGACCACGCCGCCGGTGGTTCTACCGCCGGACCAGCCTGCCTCGGCACCGGTCGTCATCCCCACCCGGCCGCCGCGCATCGGGCTGGCGCTTGGAGGGGGCGCCGCGCGCGGTTTCGCCCACATCGGTGTGATCCAGGTGCTGGAGGAGCACGGCATCAAGGTGGACTACGTCACGGGCACCTCGGCCGGCAGCCTGGTTGCGGCGCTGTATGCCTCGGGGCGCAATGGCGCGGCGCTGGCGGCCATGGCAGACCAGATGGATGAATCGGCGTTCGCCGACTGGGCCTTCCCTGGTCGCGGGCTGATCCGCGGGGAGGCGCTGGCGCGCTACGTGCGCGACAACACCGGTGGGCGGACCATCGAGCAGATGGTCGTGCCCCTGGGGATCGTCGCCACCGACCTGGACAGTGGGCAGCCCATCCTCTTCCAGCGTGGCGATGCCGGAACGGCGGTGCGGGCCTCGAGCTCGGTGCCGGCGGTCTTCACGCCGGTGAAGATCGGCACGCGTGAATATGTGGATGGGGGACTGGTTTCGCCCGTGCCGGTGCGTTTCGTCAAGCAGATGGGGGCCGAGCTGGTGATCGCGGTCGACATCTCGGCCATTCCCGATGGTGCGCCCACGGGCGACCCGATGCGCATGCTGCTGCAGACCTTCGCCATCATGGGCAAGAGCATCAACACCTTTGAGCTGCGCGAAGCCGACATCGTGCTGCGGCCCAAGCTTGCGGGTGTGTCGAGCGCCGACTTCTCGAACCGCAAGCGGTCGATACAGGCCGGGCGCGATGCGATGACCGCCGCCTTGGTCGAGCTGAAAGCCAAGCTCCTCGTCAAGGCGCGCTGATATGTGGCAGCCCTTCGATGGCTGCTTTCACCTTCGTTCGGCCAAATAAAAAGCCCGGTGTTGCCACCGGGCTGAAGGTACCTTTGCGGGTACCGAGGAGACAACCTTTCAGGGAGACCACAAGCGTCGCTTGCGGTGCTCATCAGATGGCGGGTGTGCCAGGAAGTTCAATCCCCGTTCGCAAATTTATGTCGCGCGGCGCAGATCAAGCGGCGCGCTTGGCCTTGGTGGTCGCACCTTGCGTGGCCTTCACGGCGGTCGCGGTGATGGCCTGGAAGTTGGCTTCCGCCACGTCGGCAGCTTGCTTGGCAGCCTTGTGCACCGACTCATAGGCGTTGTTGGCAGCGGCCACGGCCGACTTGACCAGCGCCACGGCGTTCTCGGTGCCGGCGGGAGCGTTCTTCAGGTTGGTGTCGACCAGCGACAGGAACTTCTTCTGCGCTTCGGTGGCCTGGGCTTCGGCGACCTTGCTGATGTCAGCGCTGGTGGCCGAGGCGATGTCGTACACGTAGCGGCCATAGGCGGCAGCCTTCTCGGCGGCCGGCTGCAGCAGGCCGGCTTGCAGGGCCAGCAGCTCTTGCGCATCCTTCACGGACAGCACGGCCTTGGTGTTCTCGGTGGCTTCGCCCAGTGCGGTCTTGGCAACTTGCAGGTTCAACTCCACCAGCTTCTCGATGCCTTCGAACGCCTTGCCGGTCAGGCCGAAGAGGGTTTCGACGTTGGCCTTGTGAGCGGCGATGAGTTGTTCAGCGGTCAGCATGTTCATGATCTCCAATGGTTAGATTGAGGGGTCTGACACAGCAATGTTGCGCTGCACCATGACCAGAAGTATACGAACGCCGGCCGACTTTTCAAGCAGTTTTTGTTGCGATGCAACAAATTAGAGGAGCTTGCCTAAGTTGTTGAGGATGAAGGCTTTTTTCGCTGACCACGTGGGCCTCCAACTGCCGCCCGGGCATCGGTTTCCATTTCAGAAGTACGGGCTTCTGCGGGAACGTGTGGCGGTCGATCTTCCGTCCCTCGAGTTGCATGCGGCCGAAGCGGCGACCGAAGGCGAACTGGCCCTGGCGCACGAGCCGCACTACATCGCGGACGTGCTGCAAGGCCACCTGAGCGCGCAAGCACAGCGAGAGATCGGCTTTCCCTGGTCGCCGCGCATGGTGGAGCGGGCCTGCCGTTCGGTGGGCGCGACCATCGCTGCGGCACGTGTCGCGTTGCGCGAAGGCATCGGTGCCAACCTCGCCGGCGGCACCCACCACGCGAGCGCGGACAGCGGCGGCGGCTACTGTGTCTTCAACGACGTGGCCGTGGCCGCACGGTTGATGCAGGCCGAATGGCATCGCGCCTACCGGCGCTTGCTGCGTGTGGCCGTGATCGATCTCGACGTTCACCAGGGCAACGGCACGGCCTCGATCTTTCGCGATGACCCGACCGTGTTCACCTTGTCGATGCATGGGGCCAAGAACTTTCCGTTCCGCAAGCAGCCCGGAGACCTCGACGTCGACCTGCCCGATGGCTGCGGCGACGCCGACTATCTGGAAGCGCTGGACGCCGCGCTCGAGGAACTCTGGTCGCGTCATGGCGACCATCCGCCGGGCCTTGTCTTCTACCTGGCGGGCGCCGACCCGCACGAGGGCGATCGCCTCGGCCGCCTGAAGCTCAGCACCGAAGGCCTCGCCGAGCGCGACCGCCGTGTGTTCGATGCCCTGCTGCACCGGCACATCCCGGTGGCGCTGTCGATGGCGGGCGGCTACGGCCGCGACCTGGCCGACACGGTGCAGGTCCAGATCAACACGCTGCGCCTCGCCGAAGGACATTGGCAGCGATGGAACAATCCACGTCCATGAGCACCCCCCGCCCCCAGCCCGATGGCCGCGAGGCCTACCGTCACTTCGCGCCGATCGCCACCCGCTGGGAGGACAACGACGCCTACGGCCACCTCAACAACGTCGTCTACTACAGTCTCTTCGACACCGCGGTGAACCGCTACCTCATCGAGGCCGGTGCGCTCGACATCCACAAGGGCCGCACCATCGGCCTCGTGGTCGAGACGCACTGCAACTACTTCGCGTCGGTCGAGTTTCCGCAGATGGTGGAGGCCGGCATCCGCGTGGCGCACATGGGCGCGTCGAGCGTGCGCTACGAGATCGGCATCTTCGCGACCGGCGAGCCGCTGTGCGCCGCACGCGGCCATTTCGTCCATGTCTATGTGGACCGCGACACGCGCCGCCCCGTGCCACTGCCCGACACCCTTCAGAACGCGTTGCAGGAGCTCAAGGTTTGAATCCCTCGCCCGACCAGACTGCCGCGGTCGACGCCGCGATCACCACGCGCCGCTCGCTGCGCGCCTTCCTGCCGACGCCGGTGCCGCGCGAGACGCTTGTCGACATCCTGCAGATCGCAGCGCGCGCACCCTCCGGCACCAACACCCAGCCGTGGAAGGTCTACGTGCTGACCGGCGAATCGCTGCGTTCGCTGTCGCAGCAGGTGCGCTCGGCCTACGACGACCCCGCCGTCTCGGCCCAGCACCAAGAGGACTACGCCTACTACCCGCGCCAATGGCAGTCGCCGTACATCGACCGCCGCCGCAAGGTCGGCTGGGACCTGTACTCGCTGCTCGGCATCGCCAAGGGCGACAAGGAACGCATGCACGCGCAGCACGGCCGCAACTACGCCTTCTTCGATGCCCCGGTCGGCCTGATGTTCACCATCGACCGCATGATGGAGCAGGGCAGCTGGCTCGACTACGGCATGTTCCTGCAGAACATCATGGTCGCCGCCCGCGCACGGGGTCTCG comes from Piscinibacter sp. HJYY11 and encodes:
- a CDS encoding phosphoadenylyl-sulfate reductase, whose protein sequence is MTAIALYDRLTPEFDRRVANAVAVLKQAAAEHPDKVVQSTSLGVEDMVLTDLIAKHQIPIAIGTLETGKLHAQTVALIPRIEERYGLKVEVYRPEADAVIHFVKNHGEKAMYESIDLRKGCCGIRKLEPLSRMLANRSAWVTGLRREQSNNRGDVPFSELDDKGRTKYQPLADWTWNDVWHYVAVNNVPYNPLHDEFMPSIGCEPCTRAIAVGEDFRAGRWWWEDEKAKECGLHVHGAEEAAVSMIGDRK
- a CDS encoding DUF934 domain-containing protein; translated protein: MKFIDPTRDRWHTVTGEDGPLVTVTHTPYSLLTHSQWLGVRAQWPQDVPVGVIFPNDADIEELEADLPRLSLIALQFPKWVDGRAYSQAHILRSRYRYTGEIRATGEALVDMVSLMQRTGFDAVALRADQSIEAAERALRFFPGYYQGDVNERRPLFARPAGEEYAKEEFNQAGSSI
- a CDS encoding nitrite/sulfite reductase — encoded protein: MYQYTSFDTQFVKQRAAQFRDQLERNLAGKLSDDEFRALRLQNGWYIQRHAPMARIAVPYGELSSTQLRMLARIAREFDRSYAHFTTRQNIQYNWIPLPKAADVMDLLASVSMHGIQTSGNCIRNITSDCFAGVAADEIVDPRPYCEILRQWSTLHPEFAHLPRKFKIAVSGAKEDRAAIAWHDIGLQLLKNDKGEVGFKVLVGGGMGRTPIIGTVISEFTPWQNILVFIEAIVRVYNRYGRRDNMYKARIKILVKAEGQKFIDAVAKEYKDILERDLDGASHILTQAEFDRVNACFVRPAGVASIPNSKLHVPADAPDAFKRWTERNVHAHQVPGYRAVTLSLKRTGQAPGDATDTQMELAADLADKFSSGELRVSHDQNLVLPWVKESDLFALWQEAKAASFATPNIGLLTDMIACPGGDFCALANARSIPIAADITERFDDIDELYDIGDIDLHISGCINSCGHHHSGHIGILGVDKDGKEWYQVSLGGLDGSAIGGHASTPGKVIGPSFAAEEVADVIEAVIDTYREQRSSAAERFIDTVKRIGLDPFKTAANAQRRATAQQA
- a CDS encoding patatin-like phospholipase family protein; translated protein: MFDPRALFLCFRWLVVMVAMVTLAACQTAPTVPPVTTPPVVLPPDQPASAPVVIPTRPPRIGLALGGGAARGFAHIGVIQVLEEHGIKVDYVTGTSAGSLVAALYASGRNGAALAAMADQMDESAFADWAFPGRGLIRGEALARYVRDNTGGRTIEQMVVPLGIVATDLDSGQPILFQRGDAGTAVRASSSVPAVFTPVKIGTREYVDGGLVSPVPVRFVKQMGAELVIAVDISAIPDGAPTGDPMRMLLQTFAIMGKSINTFELREADIVLRPKLAGVSSADFSNRKRSIQAGRDAMTAALVELKAKLLVKAR
- the phaP gene encoding TIGR01841 family phasin (Members of this family are phasins (small proteins associated with inclusions such as PHA granules). Note that several different families of phasins have been named PhaP despite very little sequence similarity to each other.); this encodes MLTAEQLIAAHKANVETLFGLTGKAFEGIEKLVELNLQVAKTALGEATENTKAVLSVKDAQELLALQAGLLQPAAEKAAAYGRYVYDIASATSADISKVAEAQATEAQKKFLSLVDTNLKNAPAGTENAVALVKSAVAAANNAYESVHKAAKQAADVAEANFQAITATAVKATQGATTKAKRAA
- a CDS encoding histone deacetylase gives rise to the protein MKAFFADHVGLQLPPGHRFPFQKYGLLRERVAVDLPSLELHAAEAATEGELALAHEPHYIADVLQGHLSAQAQREIGFPWSPRMVERACRSVGATIAAARVALREGIGANLAGGTHHASADSGGGYCVFNDVAVAARLMQAEWHRAYRRLLRVAVIDLDVHQGNGTASIFRDDPTVFTLSMHGAKNFPFRKQPGDLDVDLPDGCGDADYLEALDAALEELWSRHGDHPPGLVFYLAGADPHEGDRLGRLKLSTEGLAERDRRVFDALLHRHIPVALSMAGGYGRDLADTVQVQINTLRLAEGHWQRWNNPRP
- a CDS encoding thioesterase family protein; this encodes MSTPRPQPDGREAYRHFAPIATRWEDNDAYGHLNNVVYYSLFDTAVNRYLIEAGALDIHKGRTIGLVVETHCNYFASVEFPQMVEAGIRVAHMGASSVRYEIGIFATGEPLCAARGHFVHVYVDRDTRRPVPLPDTLQNALQELKV
- a CDS encoding nitroreductase; this encodes MNPSPDQTAAVDAAITTRRSLRAFLPTPVPRETLVDILQIAARAPSGTNTQPWKVYVLTGESLRSLSQQVRSAYDDPAVSAQHQEDYAYYPRQWQSPYIDRRRKVGWDLYSLLGIAKGDKERMHAQHGRNYAFFDAPVGLMFTIDRMMEQGSWLDYGMFLQNIMVAARARGLDTCPQAAWTQYHRIILPAIGASPDEKLVCGMSLGHADPNAIENTLQTEREPVANFARFLE